From the genome of Poecile atricapillus isolate bPoeAtr1 chromosome 23, bPoeAtr1.hap1, whole genome shotgun sequence, one region includes:
- the BLACAT1 gene encoding bladder cancer associated transcript 1, translated as MPQFTFACFCGLHGFCKMKRKKEQASGGQETAV; from the coding sequence ATGCCCCAGTTCACCTTCGCCTGTTTCTGTGGCCTCCACGGCTTCTGCaagatgaagaggaagaaggaacaGGCCAGCGGGGGGCAGGAGACGGCCGTGTGA